A stretch of Aureispira sp. CCB-E DNA encodes these proteins:
- the murF gene encoding UDP-N-acetylmuramoyl-tripeptide--D-alanyl-D-alanine ligase, translating to MEELYQHYLNHPFVFIDTRKELSNGIFVAVGQKDTRGVHRGNQFAELAINSGKAAYAIINDPELKEKHKLDQRYILVEDGEVTLQDLARYHRQQLKCPILAIAGSNGKTTIKELLHRVLGQQYKTFSTQGNLNNHLGVPLSLLSIDATYEMAILEIGANHLEETLFLAKLIAPDYGLVTNCGKDHLGEYGSIENIINANKELYDVLAATNKTAFVCKNDALLVDISKEVAQRVFYGNGCTVDGTITDTPFLKLVLSINQTQWDVQTNLFGRFWLDALLGAAAVGHYFNIEGGAIKEGLESYQPAALRSQQISWNENKVLLDCYNANPSSMEVFLDEIHQSNLQEAKILILGEMLELGAYSKDEHQQLVNRIDYAQFEKVLLVGESFANIHLPKSGNIQHFETRAAVKAFIAAQNYQQRYFFVKGSRGNRLENLFV from the coding sequence ATGGAAGAATTATACCAACATTATTTGAACCATCCTTTTGTGTTTATTGATACACGCAAAGAGTTGTCTAATGGCATTTTTGTAGCTGTGGGACAAAAAGATACTCGTGGTGTACATCGAGGAAATCAATTTGCAGAATTGGCAATTAATAGCGGAAAAGCAGCTTATGCCATTATTAATGATCCTGAACTAAAAGAAAAACATAAATTGGACCAACGGTATATTTTGGTAGAGGATGGTGAAGTGACATTACAGGACTTGGCGCGGTATCATCGACAGCAGTTAAAATGCCCTATTTTAGCCATTGCTGGTTCTAATGGTAAAACAACAATCAAAGAATTGTTGCATCGTGTTTTGGGACAGCAGTACAAAACTTTTTCTACACAAGGGAATTTGAACAATCATTTGGGAGTGCCGTTGAGTTTGCTTTCTATTGATGCAACTTATGAGATGGCAATTTTGGAAATAGGTGCCAATCATTTGGAAGAAACATTGTTTTTGGCAAAATTGATTGCACCAGATTATGGTTTGGTTACCAATTGTGGGAAAGATCATTTGGGAGAATATGGTTCTATTGAAAATATTATCAATGCTAATAAAGAGCTATACGATGTTTTAGCAGCAACGAATAAGACGGCTTTTGTTTGTAAAAATGATGCTTTATTAGTAGATATATCTAAGGAAGTCGCTCAACGAGTTTTTTATGGAAATGGGTGTACGGTGGATGGAACCATTACTGATACGCCATTTTTGAAATTGGTGTTGTCGATAAATCAAACTCAATGGGACGTGCAAACGAACTTATTTGGTCGATTTTGGTTGGATGCCTTACTTGGCGCAGCGGCTGTAGGGCATTATTTCAATATAGAAGGGGGGGCAATAAAAGAAGGTTTGGAAAGTTATCAACCTGCGGCACTGCGTTCTCAGCAGATTAGTTGGAACGAAAACAAAGTCTTGTTGGATTGTTATAATGCTAATCCTAGTAGCATGGAAGTATTTCTAGATGAAATCCATCAAAGTAATCTGCAAGAGGCTAAAATACTAATTTTAGGCGAAATGCTAGAACTGGGAGCGTATAGCAAGGACGAACACCAGCAACTTGTGAATCGCATTGACTATGCTCAATTTGAAAAGGTCTTGTTGGTTGGTGAGTCATTTGCCAATATTCACCTTCCAAAGTCAGGTAACATTCAACATTTTGAGACTAGGGCAGCCGTAAAGGCATTTATTGCTGCTCAAAATTACCAACAAAGGTACTTTTTTGTCAAAGGCTCAAGAGGAAATCGTTTAGAAAACTTGTTTGTATAA